Genomic window (Syngnathoides biaculeatus isolate LvHL_M chromosome 6, ASM1980259v1, whole genome shotgun sequence):
ACTTACGCCATCTTATGGTACAAATgagtaatggatggatggacaagttTCATTTTATAACATAATTGGTTTGTCATTataacaaaaaatgttcataacGTGAAATTAATGTTAGTGTTATGTTATAATATGAAAGTTTATAATGTCAAATGATTTATGttatgtgaaactttttttggggggcagcaATACACTGCTGTACACTGTTAGACTAccgcaataaaatcttgtattgcacatccctttttttcccatcacatTGAGTTTGATCTTAACTGAAATGCGACATGACTACGCTCGTTaccgtggggatgacaacacAAGTGGATCACACTGACTGTattttaagaagaaaatggtgtgtgtgtgtgtgtgtggtgtgtgtgtgtgtgtgtgtgtgtgtgtgtgtgtgtggaggggggggggggtagttgaTGGCCAGGACAGGAGAAGCCGTTAGGGTGAGTCTTGCTTAAGGTATTTTCACGTACAATATGGCTAACAAGTAATCAAAACGTTAAGTAGCCGAGAAAGGTAGAGTTAGGGCCTGTGGTCTTGTGTAAACACGCTGCTGTTgaatacatgatctgaccagaACAGCAAATTCCAAcgtttttggagccaaggcacatacttaacaagtgaaaaatctcacaggacaccaacaaacaaaaatgtcacaataggtagatacattaattgctgtatgtacttcctgccatctaatagaagaccattaatttggtGTCTCTCTCTATGTCTCACTGGCATTCATGAACAAAgattcatttactgtaaatatatatatatttgaccaATTAAGTACAGTAATATCATCAACACCAAGAAACACCAAGCCCTAAGACAACACACATGGACTGAAGCAAAACGAACAACGgtgctgtggtctgatgagtccTCCCGTTGGGACGTGCCCCTTGGTATAGgagagttcagggatgatggtgttgattgGAGATCTGAAAGTACACGAACAGGATCCCCACATAAATCCCCGCGCCATCGAAGTATcctaggatgaagtgcagtcccatgttgactgcGTCATCCACAGATCTGTTTGCTAGGTAAAGAAACTGCAGAGGGTCCGGCAGGGTCCTGTGGTGCTCTTGATGTGGTCCAGTGTGAGGCGTGAGGTAGACGATTTCACAAGCATAGATGTCAGGGTAATGGGCCTGTATTCATTCAGATCTGAGATTGCTGCTTTCTTGGGGACCGGTAGGATGGAGGACCATTTGAAATGGaatggtacttcacacagttccagagaactagtgaagatctgtgtgaaaagTGGAGTGAGGTGGTCTACAGAGTCTtggaggcaggatggggacacaaggtctgggcttGTAGTTTGTGGATGGAAGCCTCTTAATCAGTAATTTAGCACCcattcacagtaaaaaaaaaaaatttcattagTCACATCCGGGCATGTATTCAgggtttcttttggcttgtatGGGGTTGGTCAAAGTGCGGCTGCATTTTGGGTAGGGGGGTTTTGCtcttccttttatttatttcgttatttgggtggggggggactgTTCTAGCATAAACACAAATCCTCCTTTTTGCTTATCAAAACAGTTAAtcaggactttaaaaaaaacaggaaaataagGAAGGGTGAATCTGGGTGCTTTTTTTGAAGTTTAATTGTTCATACATTTGCTTGTTAGTAGTGTGGTATAGATATTAGCCTGAGATGGAATGTAAACACCAGTGAAAGAGGTGCATTTCCACGGCAAGTAGAATggcttacagttaaaaaaaaaaaaaaaaaaaaaacttaaagtcCGGGCAGTGTTGATTTTCAAGATGTCGGTacaccattttgtttgtttttctgttgttaCAGAAGCATATTCTGccatcttttgttttccccactAGCTCTGTGACGCCTTCCGCTCTAGGTAGTTGAAAGCCCAGAAGCATTATTGCCCTATCAAGGATGCATTCACATAGCCAGTATCTTTCTCCAAAGCACAGGATGGCTGAACATCTTAGGTCTTTgctgattttgggatgtggaaggagtgcctggagaaaaaccacgcaggaacagggagaacatgcaaactccacacaggaagggccgcgattcaaccctggacctcagaactgtgagaccagcactttacagctgctccactgttccgccgCTGAAATAtgtacatctatccatccattttcttagccgcttatcctcacaaggatcgcgagagtgctggagcctatcccatctgtcaacggccaggaggcggggtacaccctgaactggttgccagccaatcacagagcacatagagacaaacagccgcaatcacaatcacaccgaggggcaatttagaatgtccaattaatgttgcatgtttttgggatgtgggaggaaaatggaagtgcccggagaaatcccaagcaggcacagggagaacatgcaaattcgacacaggcagggccgggattgaatccaggtgttcagaaaactgtgaggccaacgctttccagctgcaccaccgtgccaccacagaaaatatgtattttaaaaagtattaaaaaactATTTATCATTAGACCATTACATATCTTtttcataccgcttatcctcacaatggtcacaggcGTATTGGGGCCCTAACCCCCTGACTGAATGGTCGCCAGCTGATCGCAGGCCACACAGAAACAATCAATCACTCGCACTCACAcgcacacctaaaggcaatttagagttttcaattaacctaccaagcATGCTCTTGGGATCTGGATGAAAACCGGAACACTTGGAGAAAACCTAAGCagccacagagagaacatgcaaactccacacaagcaaggctggatttgaaccccggtccttggAACTGTAATATTGAGGCAGAACCACAGAAGGCACCTTTTCTCTTTAAATGGACTCTTATGCCATCTTATTGAAAACTGTCCAGCAGCTTGCTATTGTAATGAACATTGTACAGCACTACACTATGAGGGTAATGTTGCCAACTTGATAGCTATTGCAGCCTGGTCATCATGAAAAAGGGGattccccctccaccttaaTTCTGCATGGCGCACTTTATGGCGGAGGGACAATAAAAGAGGTGTGTGAGAGCGTGGGTGTAAGTTAGAGATAGTGAACATGGGGAAAGTTTGAAAGAGGAGggacaaaaatacagtactaaGCAATACCAAAGGGGAAATCCCTTTTATACATTTGCATCATATCAATGGTCAcaaggttgaaaaaaatatggatgctGCAAGATTAGTTAATAGCAACACAAGTAGTTTGGATAAAGCGCAGTAAAGGAAATGAGAACATCTTTGCAATAATTGCCAAAAAATTTCAGTTCTTTGGAAGTATAGTAGCATACTGAGCCGAGACCATCCCAAGGTTATTTCCCAATCATGAAAAATGGCCTCCACAGTTTTTGCACCTCAATTTTGTTAAACGTGTTGTGAGCAACTGCGAGTGAAAATACAGCAAACAGCCAGGAGAATTTCAACTTGGAGAAATCCattgaaaataaacacacagtAACACATCTACAATAGTGTGAAAAAATATTgggccccttctcaaattcttatattttttcatagttttcCCACTTTAACAGTGAAGCTCTTCAGACAAATGTAACCAtttgatcatttcaaaacagGATTCGAGATTCACTTATTAGTTAGATTTGTCTgaaaatataacaatttgagaagggggccaatactttttcagggCACTGTACAAGGACAGTACGAAAAATCGACATCGACTCAATGACGCCTGTGGGCTGTTGCTGCATTCCATGGTGCCACTAATAATTATCCTTTCAAGCTAGCGGATATGTtgatgatgggggaaaaaatgacaaaggcactgacattttggggaattaTTTCTCACAGAATGCAAAAGAGGTTGTGAAAAAAGGTTTGAAGTGGTGTTTCGATGCACTTTTTCCTCATAAGAAATGGATGACTTGCCAGTTCTATGTAAttccctccccctccccaaatATTCGAGACAGATGGGGAATGAACAAGAGATGAGAAAGAGTTAGTTCAAGAAGCCATAAAACCAGCAAACAATTCAGCACAAAAGCGTGAACATGGGAGTCCACAGATAAACCTAAGCAAACCatatcaacatttaaaaagtcaTCAGATCCGAAACAGAATTTCAAAAGGTACAGATAGAAGATGGAATCTTTCAAGAACCTTGTTGAATTTATGCGACAAATAATTCAGGCAGTCTTGAAGATAAATAATGGCACCAAGGTACAACGTACAGAACCTTCAATTGATAGACCCCTATTGGATTTCACAGACGGGCAATTTTGCACAGCTTTCAGGTTCGGACCACATCCTCAGTATTAAGTAGCACAACACAATTGTTTAACTGTCACTGCAATAAGGCCTTTGACCACAACAGGAGGTACAACGAGTTGACAAGGCAGGAATGAGGAAGTGTCCCCACAGAGAATGGATCACTTCTGTATTACTGACATGTCAAGTGTATGAGTTCTAAAGCCTAGGGGGAACAAATTCTACTGCCACAACACAAACTGTCGTGTGAGTGTGGGTACATGACAGACGGGCCACCATCAAAGGGCAAAACCAACTTGATTTTCCAGTTCTGCAGTCCACTTGAAGGTGTGGAAACTATGGAGCTATAAATAATGCAGAGAAGCTCTATTCGGTGATGCTTTTGAGGCTTAAGTATGCCACAAACCTAGCGTGCCCGATAATACACACTTACACAGAGTACAATCACACACCTGTAGGGTCCTGATACCAAAAGTCCCTCAGTGTGGACGACGACACCTCATttatagaaaatgtattttacaataaatCCACGAGCAGTTTCCAATTCTGTATTTTGGTCAGAAATAACCCAATTAAAAGGTCAGAGCAGGTGGATGAGATTTCATGCCACACAATGGGTCTCGATTACAATTTTGAGTTTCAGCCACGAAAAAACAGCTATAATATATGATGGCCTTTTATTTGCACCACATGatcttggtttgtttttattcatccatctcaCCATGACACTGACGTGTTCGCACGTTGCAAGGACGATTTAATGGCGGATATAAAGTTTTTGACCTCACTGTCACAAAGTTAAAAGGCAAAATTGTGCTATAAATACCAAAGTAGTCCCCGTGTGCTGAAAATGCACCATCAGGTGATTAAGAAAGGCTTTTGAATAGAATGTTAAGTTTGGGCTCAAGGCTTCAGTTGCTTAAAATTGCTGACGATGTTTGACTGGAAGAATGATAAATGACAAAAGTTTACATCAGAATTTCACTTTCAGTTTCTCTTACGATTGAAATTACACatggattaaaataaaatgggggGGGAGAACGGTTCATCTGATTTATGCACCTGGAGCAATCGCCTGTCTGATAAAAATACAGTGTGACATAATCATTCCCTACTTGAGCGTGAATGAAACACACCTTCTCACAAAGGGAAGGAATACCGCAGGAAGTTTTGCCCTCCcactgaggaggaggagacacGCACTGTTGTGTCTGAGTTTGTGTATAAAATCTCAACGCAGTGCAGGGAAGAGTAAGATCACCTCCTGCCTAGGGAAGGAACAACTGTCAAGAAATGCaatggtaagattttctcactTTTCATTTGGAGTGGACAATGTGTATAATTTTTTGGGTAGGGACATTTCCTCTAAAGCTTCACGTGTCAATTTATTCAGCTATTCCTGGAGGCTGGTTGAGTCTCCCATCAAGCTTGATAACAGACTTCTTCCTGAGAATCAGCAAAACAAAAGAGATGACTAATCTAACGTTTCCTTTTAGCGCTCCCAAGCCACTCTTTGCCAGCTGGCTCATAAAGCAAGTAGAGTCAGGCCAGTATGAGGGTCTGCGCTACGTCGCTCCCAACAAGATCCGAATTTCCTGGAAGCACAACTCCAAAAGGGACTGCAGTGATGTAGACactaaaatatttcatgtaggTCTGACTGAATGATGGTTCAGTTCAAATCAATATACTGTATTCCACCTAAGAAATTGTGACTGCATGGTTCACAGGAATGGGCAGTTGTCAGTGGTAAAATCAGTCTATACCCAAACGATAAGGCAAGGTGGAAAACAAACTTTCGCTCCAACCTGAACCTTCACTTCAAACTGATTGAAGATAACTCCAAGACTCCAGACCCTCATAAAATCTATGAGATTATCAACACTAAGAGTAAGACAGATTTAAATTTATACACATATTGGATTGTCAATCAAAAATTaatgttgctgttatttttccattcatttgtaGGCAAGGACGACAGTACACAGAATAAACAAGACTCATGGGAGGTGTCTGACATGATTATTGACCTCTACGGGGATCCCCCAGAGGTGCATTTCAACTTTAAGCAGAACTGGTTTTACACTGGCCCTGTTAGAATTAATGTTGATTAATTGGTGTTCTGCGTtgttatttaaatatttcaaagctATGTTTTCTGTCCACACAGCAACAATTTGTTGAAAATTATATCAGTTATACAACAGGTACGTTACATTTgcttaaaggtcccatattttaccaaaccaactttttttctaGTATATGGAATGTAGTAATGCCTCCATGGGGCCTCAGTAAAAGTGTCAAAAGAATTAAAACATTCCATGCATTTCTGTCCTGAATGCTAGATGTTTTTCAGGTCATTTGAACTTCTCAAGTTTATCTACATCACTAGGAAGAGCCCTCCTTCCCTTTTTGCTGCTCAGCCAGCATTGTCAACATACTCTAACATAAGAGTGACCTCTCAGAAGTGGGTTTTCCACACGGAGGCAAACGATCAGTAGGAAAGGGTGCAGGctgagccaaatatggacagaGCGGATACAAAACCAGATCATACAGAAGTAGTTGTCAGAGGGGCTTTTTCTGGACACCTGTATGACAACATCaatgtctgtttttattttttttttaattaaatttgcaCTTCTATACTAAGTCCGTGTTAGACAGTCATCAATTGAGgtcaaaaaagtcaaaataaggGACCTTTAaggaacaataataaaaacacaTCATCCTCTTATAGTGTCCTGAATTaaaatgtctctctctctctcaacagACTATTTCCAACAACATCCAATTGTCCAGGGAAACTATTCTGTTGCTCCAATAACTGAGAATGACCCTCATCTTTTAACAAGTGAGCAATTCCTTCCTTCTGGCCTGCCTtctttggctcctctcaatttgGAAGAAgagcagctctactctgagcccctctgGAATTAGAACCTAACTAATACTTGGGAGACTccaaacatcttcatttcttgcACTTGTATCTGTGATATTGTTCTGTCATCCCTgacatttgattattatttttcacagtAAATCCATATCTTCCTCAATATCAGAGTATTGACTTGGAGGTCTCCATCCACTACAGAAATAGACAAATGCTAAAGACTATAGTGAACACAGCTCGTCTCCAACTGCACTACCTCCAACAGGCCTTTCAGAACAACTCCTATTCTCTGTGCTTCCCCACTACTGAAGGCCTGCTGGACCACAAGCAGGTACCTTCCAATACAAAATGGGCCTAGCCTAAAATGGATCTTTGCCGTCTCATACAATGAAGTCTCAGTCAATGCCCcattctattttaaaatgaaacatttaacaTGATTGAAGTGTAGACTCTGATCCTCTTAAGTTTTCCGATTGTGTGCGTTCACAATGGATCATAAAAAcaatgaaggcaaaaaaaaaacacagcaaaataCTTTGGTCTAAAAATAATGGGTTGTGTACTGAGTAGATATCCTTAGAAATCCAATTTTGGACCATTTAGACCTCTATAGTGACGAGCATGGAAGCATGGACTTCGTGTGAAAATgctaatgataaaaaaaaaaaaaaatcttggtttTTATCATACGAGTTTCCAGAATAGGCCCCTCTAATGTAGTTTTGTATCCAATTTATCCATATTTGtaccctttcctctgattggttgcctctgtgTAGAAGATTTCACACGTTTTCTGAGGCAGCATGAAGTCAATATTATAGCTAAAATACTACAAAAACAtagtttggtaaaatatggcatCTTTAACAAACAGCATtatacagggaagaaaataaatcatgaTAGGTTTGCCATCCATCATTTAAAGTAGAATACTTCTATTGTCAGTGGCTCAAAAGTATACGGACAATTGATTCATATGAACATAATTCCTAAGTACCCTCCATTTTAGTCTAACTTCTATATGTCCTGAGTTGGTACCAGCAATTGACTTGACATTTTGCAGTGGTTTGACTGAGCCATCAATATGCGGTCCGatcagaagaaaacaaaacaaattgataGGGATGCTTAACAAAAACCTGAAATGTGAACAAATTTATAGTTACAGGTGCATTCTTCTTCATCAGGTATTCTATATTTACAATTACAtcactttgtgcagcaaataaTTTTAAGCTCTCAAAAATTGGATCTATTCTAAATAAAAATGGCTGAAATTCCCAAATGGTAAagtccataattttttttcataattcttCTTCAATTAAAATCTGCTAATTTGCACTTCAATCACATTTAAGTTAAAATCCATTGTGGCGGTGAAAATTGGCAAGCTCTTGATACTGTTTTTGTCAAACTGTAGCTAGTCATCTTAATTTTTCTAACCATAACTGCCTTTCCACCAGATTAAATACACCAATCGCATCCTGAACAGTATCCAGAGAGGTCTTCTCCTTGAGGTGCATCAGTCTGGAATTTATGGGATCAGGCAGGACACGTGCCGTGTGTTTGCTAGCACTGATAAAGCCAGCATGGCTGAAGCACACCCAATTAAATTACCCCAAAACACTATTGTGGAGCTCTTTAGTGTTCAGAAGTTTATTCACGGTAGGCATCGATCTCCAAACGGAACAACGATTACATTTTACGACAAAGCGAAGTTActctttttaatttcctttacAGAACTAAAACAGTTTAAAGAGAACAAAGGGAGGTCTCCTAA
Coding sequences:
- the irf7 gene encoding interferon regulatory factor 7; protein product: MQCAPKPLFASWLIKQVESGQYEGLRYVAPNKIRISWKHNSKRDCSDVDTKIFHEWAVVSGKISLYPNDKARWKTNFRSNLNLHFKLIEDNSKTPDPHKIYEIINTKSKDDSTQNKQDSWEVSDMIIDLYGDPPEQQFVENYISYTTDYFQQHPIVQGNYSVAPITENDPHLLTINPYLPQYQSIDLEVSIHYRNRQMLKTIVNTARLQLHYLQQAFQNNSYSLCFPTTEGLLDHKQIKYTNRILNSIQRGLLLEVHQSGIYGIRQDTCRVFASTDKASMAEAHPIKLPQNTIVELFSVQKFIHELKQFKENKGRSPNYTITMCFGEIFPDGKPLEKKLITVQVVPLIFQTFHEKAQSEGASSLNSANVSLQLSHNSFYDFIASHLSPPTTEFSSESN